The Metarhizium brunneum chromosome 5, complete sequence sequence GATCTGTGTTATGCAGTTTCGTGTCCCTCTACTCCCGCTGTTAAAGAGCCGCCTGTGATCTCTCATCGTAACTATAACAGATCCCAACTAGTCTCACTTCCAAGCTCCCTAAATCGATGCTTTAAGCTTTATGCGCAACCAGATTCCCCTGTTGCAGAGTCTCGGCGAATCATTGCAGCCTAAAACTACTGCTACATCACCGCCGCTATCTACCCTCAACCATGAAGGAGAAAATGACTCAGCCGCACAGTCCAAACACCCATGTACTTTATAGCCCTTGGCTGCTCTTTCAACTGATTTGGGAATTCACTCAGAGCGATGTCCTCACATTTGTCTTGCCCAATTCGGCCTTCGGTATCCTAAgcgcccttgccgccgctggcttcTCTATTGATTGCCCGCAACCAAATTGGGAACAAGTACTCTTCAGGTCGCCAGTGGTAGTTGCCTTTAACTGGTACAGCGTGCTTCTTTTCACACTAGCAAATCAACGACGCCCCGAGTCAATCCAAGAGGATGCTATCAACAAGCCATGGCGACCTGTTCCATCGAATCGAGTGCAACCTGAACTGGTTCGCAAAGCGATGCTGGTTCTGATCCCGCTTTCCAAGGCTCTCAACTATTCCATTGGCCTGTGGCAAGAGGGCTTGATGATCCAAGTGCTAACTTGGATGTACAACGACCTTAGGGCCGGCAACGAGCTCATCCGCGACGCCGTCATCGCTGTTGCGTACGGCTTCTTCAACCTGGCTAGCTTGAAAATTGCTCAGGGGCCCAACTGCCACATTTCCACTCCGGTTTATTTGTGGATTCTGACCGTGAGTGGTGTGATTCTTACGACTATGCAAATCCAAGACTTgaaagaccaagaaggcgATCGAACAAGGCTCAGAAAAACCATTCCTCTTGTCTTTGGAGAGACTTTCTCGAGGGTCACTATCGCCGCCTTCACATGTGTGTGGACGGAGCTGGCAGTCAAGTTTTGGAAGTTGGGTTGGTTAGACGCTATTGCTACAAGAACCATCGCCCTCACACTTGTTGGGAGGGTGTTGACTAAGAAAGGAGTTGGTGAGGATAGAAACAACTGGAAGCTGTGGTGTTTCTGGACGGTGAGCTTGTATTCTATGCCATTAATTTCACACCAGTAAGATATTTTAGTTTACTTTATTAAGGCTGCTTATTAccttagtatattataagtcttaataataattctTTTAAAGGGCAACCCACGTTAAATTTATTTTCTTCCGCTGCTATACTTAAGTATATTATTCTCGTAACAGCTTGATAATTTCCCTCGCAAGACTCCCTCCAGACGCAGGGTTGGCACCAGTCACAAGTTTCCGCCCGTGAGAATCCTTATCCACAACTACATGGTCACCCCACGCCGTACTACCTTCGATGAAAATGCCACCGCGTTCTTTCAGCCGAGACTGCACCAAGTACGGTACATAAGGCACTCGACCCCATAACTCCTCTTCCTTGTTTGACATGCTTGTCACTTTACGGCCGTCCACAAGATACTTTCCATCTCGCAGCTTGACCTCCGTGAAAACTGCTGGGGCGTGGCAAATTGCGCTGACTACTCTACCATCTTCAAACATTGTCCTTATCAGGTTTTGGGATTGCGTGTTCTGAGGCAGCCCAATAAGTGGTCCTTGGCCGCCGGGATAGAAGACTGCGTCATATTCAGGAGCAGGAAGCTTGATACTTGACAGAGGCGGTGCCTCGTCGAGCATCTTTTGCACTTGGGCGTCGTTTAAGAACTAACAAATAATCAGTATCTTGTCGCTAAATAACGACGCTGTGAGAATATTGACTCACTCTCTGGCAAACAGCGTCATTCTTTGTCGCCGAGATGGACGACTCGTCTAGCGGTGGACGACCCCCGAGTTCGCTTACAAAATTTATTTCGAACCCTGCCGTTTTCAAGCCATAGTATGGATGAGCAGCCTCGGGAAGATACCACCCTGTTTTCACGGTGGTATTGACCAGCCGGTCATTGCTTGTGAAGACGAACAAGATTCTGCGTGACATTGTTTCTCAGCATGACGTGTTTTCCAAGGGCTGACTCTGCGTGCAACACCTCGATTTATAGGTTTCCCTAGTCGCTAACTGAAAACCAAGGCAGTGAAACACGGCCCCAAACAGGCATTGATGTGGCGTAGCTGAAGCCCCTCTTAATTTGAACTATTTGAACTATTTGATCTGGGGAGTACAGTAGTGCAGTAAGTATATGTGCGTAGAAACAGTATTTAGCTCCGCAAGCCCGGACGCGGCATCATCGGATGTTGTCCCACGCTAAACTCTATCTAGTGCAAGCATACTAGTTTGGCCAATCCAACCAGACGTCATACGAATGTGACATGTCCGTCGGAGTTGTAGTAATACGTCAAGGCCAAATGCGCTACCCCCGCTACAACTCCAACGGACATGTAATACGTCAAGGCATTTCACCTCATGCCTGCGACAAATTCAAATCCTTTCCAGGTGTTAGCCTGCCTGGAAATAATAACCGGCATTCTATACCACACATAAAGCTGGAGTCATAGAATTTCCTGCGCCAGCGGCAAAGCACTAGACAAACAATACGTGAGGCCGTATCTCACTGGTGACCAACATGTCTGTTATTACGGATCCTGATTATATGCCATCTTTCTCGGAACCGACGCCAAGCTCGATCACAGATGAAGCACGGGCATTTGTCGCAAACTTTTATCGCATCTCGGACATGCAGGTCGAAGACGAGCAGTGGGTTGAATTCTTTACCGGGGATGCACAGGTTATCATGGGAGAGGATAGCGGGCGCGGTCATTGTGGTAAGCCAGCCTACGGCAACTTCCTATGCTCAAAGCATAATGGGAAAATGCCCCCGACTGATTGAAGTCATAGAAATCAAAGAGCTGCGACGGCGCATGTGGATAAATGTTCTAGCTCGTAAACACCAAGTGTTGAAAGTATTCACTGGCGCCTTCAGCGAGAATTCGGGTACAGAGGGAGAATTTGAGTATGACATGATGCTTCTTGGAAGAGTGCAACGAACGTCTCAAGATAGCAAAACAACAATTCAAATTCCCTGGGCATCACATATGGTCCTGAAGAAAGGGCCAGGAAGGGAAGCAAGCCAATGGAAACTTGCTCGTTATCGGGCTTGGCTTTGATTCGACGCGAGGTGACTAGAAAGTGGTCCAAATTGGCCCCTTGGCATCTCTAAATAACTCAATTCGCAGAGCTTGGTGTCATTGCTGGATATCATAGCGTCGGCTATCATGACTATTCCCTTCAAGTACCGCTATTATGCGCTTCTATCGTATTCGTCTCAGCCTTTGCTCAGGCACGACCGTAAAATTATTGTCTAGATGCCATAGCCGAGACGGGAGGCCCCCCTTGTATGCTTGTGTCTGTGCTAAGGCCGAAAGTTGAATTCGGACGAAAGGAAGGTATTAACTTATTTAGCATTAAGCAGAGGGCTGCAGCACAACAGCGAGAAATAAGGAATCTCAGTTAACAATaagtctcataacgtgaAAATTCGCCGCCAATTCATGCATCATCCGAGTTCAGGTGCTGAGAAGCATGAGATCTTTTCAAAATACTTGCTCATACGACTTACGGGGAGTTCTGTTACACGAAAGAAGTTTGCTGGCCGAGATCGCAGTCCTTTTCGGTCACCTCTCTCGATATCTGCTGCATGCCAACAAAGGAAGCAGTTGACGTAAAGCGTATAATCTGCCAGGGCTGCGAGCATGCAGTATATCAAGTGAGGTTACGTATCTCTATCACCGTGTCATATACGATACGACTTCGACTTCGTAATCATACTTGAAGCCGAGTACTTTAATTCCGGTGTCTTAAACAATTGGCACCGGTGTATTCTATTAAACAACCGCC is a genomic window containing:
- the HSP31 gene encoding Glutathione-independent glyoxalase HSP31, which encodes MSRRILFVFTSNDRLVNTTVKTGWYLPEAAHPYYGLKTAGFEINFVSELGGRPPLDESSISATKNDAVCQRFLNDAQVQKMLDEAPPLSSIKLPAPEYDAVFYPGGQGPLIGLPQNTQSQNLIRTMFEDGRVVSAICHAPAVFTEVKLRDGKYLVDGRKVTSMSNKEEELWGRVPYVPYLVQSRLKERGGIFIEGSTAWGDHVVVDKDSHGRKLVTGANPASGGSLAREIIKLLRE
- the af520_1 gene encoding Fumagillin beta-trans-bergamotene synthase af520, with product MKEKMTQPHSPNTHVLYSPWLLFQLIWEFTQSDVLTFVLPNSAFGILSALAAAGFSIDCPQPNWEQVLFRSPVVVAFNWYSVLLFTLANQRRPESIQEDAINKPWRPVPSNRVQPELVRKAMLVLIPLSKALNYSIGLWQEGLMIQVLTWMYNDLRAGNELIRDAVIAVAYGFFNLASLKIAQGPNCHISTPVYLWILTVSGVILTTMQIQDLKDQEGDRTRLRKTIPLVFGETFSRVTIAAFTCVWTELAVKFWKLGWLDAIATRTIALTLVGRVLTKKGVGEDRNNWKLWCFWTVSLYSMPLISHQ